The DNA sequence CAAGAACCGAGTACGAATGTTTGGCAGCCAAGTCACAGTACTTGCACTCAATTCATCCAAGCATTTGTAACTTTATAATTAGACTTTGTAAAAGTATTCATAAAGATAGGAGGAAACATGTTCTTAATACAAATATGGATTGTTTGAAAAAGAAACGAGTTGTACATGAAAATAAGATTAAACTCGGTTACAAGCTAGTGCTTGACTCATAttccaataaattaaataaataaggttTGGCAACTTGTAATTCAGTCAAACTCGACTTGATTACACCCTTGACCCAAACATGtctctaatataataaacaatcttcTCATTTAATTGCATCAAGATTAGCAATTCCAGGTCCATTACATTTACTTTAAGGCTCAACAATAACCTTCCCAGTGGCATGGCCGTCAATACTCTTAGCCCAAGCCCTTTCGGCCTTGCCCAAGGGATATTTTGAGTCAATCACTGTCTTGAGCTTCCCTTCCTTAACCAGGTTAACGAGATAAAGGAGGTTCTCACCCTTTGGAAACAAGATCAGTGGCACCAGTTGCTTCTTGGAGAAAGTAAGTTTCTTCAGGGCAAATGTGATCAGGGAACTAGGAGCAGGAGTAATATCAATCACCTTCCCACTTGGGCTCAAATTAGGTTCAAAAGTAGACCAAGGAATGCCGGTTGCACAGTGAATAACTGCATCATATTTTCGACCAGATGGGCTCTTCAGAGCTGCCCCATCTGGGGTCTTGTAGTCAAGAACCTCATCAGCCCCTAACCTCTTGACAAGATCAATGTTGCGGGCACCACAAGTAGCTGTCACATGTGCATTTCCCAGCTTAGCCAGTTGAACCGCGTAGTGGCCCACTCCACCTGAAGCAGCAGTTATCAGAATGTTTGCCTTCTTGTCACTTCCATCAAGCTTAATACCAGCAGATTGAGTGAGAGCCTGGTGAGCTGTCAATCCTGCAACCGGGAGACCAACAACATTGACTGCTGAAACTCCAGGTGGTCTTGCAACTGTCAAGCTTTCCTTGGTCACAGCAAACTCCGCCAGTCCACCGCCATTCTGTCATTAATGCAAAAACCACTACAGACATTAGACTATTGAGACAGTAGATACTAAAAGTTTGATACAGGTCCTTTAGATAATATGTCTCATCAACCTGGTGAGTATCCAACATCTTTATCCATAAAAAAGTAATCAGCATGAAATTATGGCATTATCGAAAACTGAAATGATCATATCATTTTGTATTACCATTGCACCCAAGAAAATACATGAATTTAAAGCATGCATTGGATTAGAGTATGGTATGGACCTTGCTAGTTTAAATGGTGCCATGTCATCTGACCCACCATCACAATACATGGTCCGTGAATCCAAAAAAATGTGAGATCAGGTTATTCCTAGagcaaaataataatgtttaaacTTATATGAAAGTATACAACCATGCATGAGCTCAAGCATATGCTACCATGAAGAAACATGGGAAGTAGTAAAATACTGATGTGAATGAAAAGAGGAAACAATAGTACTCCTTACACTGAAAAGCAAGTCATCATTAATGCTGTGAGGAGTTTCATTGGATAATCTTTGACTTCTAAAGAACTTCCAAATTACTCGAATTACTGCTTCAGTGAATACATACTAATGTTCTCAAATCATTCACAAAACGCTTTAGTTCCCATAAGAATTCACCAGCTGGAATGAGCAATTGACAACCAAGTGTATGCCATTATATTGACTTATAGCGAGAATTATAACAAAACCGATGTAATGGTGTACGTTTGATATGTAAGGCCTACATATCTTTTAGATTTCTGGTGCCTTAAAAACAATCATAAGTCGCAGTCACCAGATTTCTCTTAATATGATGATAGAAATAATGGATCATTGGAATTTCATTTTTAGTCCTCTGGTTATTCTTCCCCAAGACAGAGGACCAGAAgtgtaaaaattttcaaattaagcaAACCCAGGAATAAACCAAAAGAGTAGATACAATATATTACCCTGGGGTTAGTCATAGCTACAATTTTTTCACCaactttgaagtttttgacTCCCGGTCCAACCTCTATAACCTCGCCAGCCACATCAGAAGCTGTTCCAACAAGGAAGGAAACTATCATTGTTACATGACAACCATCAAATCATTTTTTCTGCCACAAAAGGAGTGGGGAAGAGAATGTTCCATGGAAAAAGTAAAATTCATTTACCTGGTATGTGAGGGAACTTGCTAGGAAGAAAAGGCCGCAGCATGCCTTTCTGAACTTTCCAATCAAATGGATTGAGACTAGCTGCTTCTACTCTCAACAAGACCTCATCTTTATTGGGAGTGGGAACTGGCACTTCAACGTGCTGCAAACAAGCATGAAATTAATAGAACAGTCATTTGAGGAAGCCATAGGATCCTAATAATATAATGTCAGTGGCTTAATTTTGTACAGAAAACACAGAGAAAAGACAGCTCTCAGTCATCACTATACAGCCTAAACCTAATTTAGAACTTCcaattcagaaaaataaatagcagAATTTAATGGCTCCCTCTCTATCTCCTGTCCGAAGATTTCAGTAAATCAAACAGTTACATAATTTCCATCCGGATGGTCACATACCAACATATATGGAAGAACATCAGGAGGGTTTGGGGGGattctctctatttatttttatatgaggtGGGCAACAAGACCAACATCTAGTTTTGGTGTGATGAATGGAATGAAATCAGCCTCCGAAAGTGCCTTCTTGAAGTTGTTTAACATATCCAGCCATTTGCAATTCTCCAACGATAGTCAACAGAGGAACATTGCCTTTATTATTAGATCACTCCATGATTGGGCAGTGGACCTGTTCTGTTTATTCTACAACTTCTTGCACACTTTTTGGTTGAACGGAGGTAGTAAGAATAAAATATGGGGCTCCGGTTCAAAAGGTGGAAGTTTGAAGTTGGTACCTACAATCAGGCTTGACCGTCCCTTTTCTTGGAAAAGCCTTTGGCAAAACATGACTCCTTCACggatggctttttttttttttttgtatggacaacaaCTTCAGAGAAAATCTTAAACTAGGATAACATGAAGAAGAGGTGTGCCAtatggattggtgttgcatgAAAACAATTGAGAAATCAACCAATCATATTCGGCTTCATTGTGCTGTGGCTGGAGCCTTGTgggtgttgcatgtgcaagtCTTAGGCGTGCAAACCTTATAGAAAAAGGTTGGCCCACTATAAAAACGTAGTTTTTCCGGATGGTAGAGCCTGCTTTTTTAAAGGGCTTGTTCAAATCATTATCGTTTCGTTCTCGGATGGGCGGTGCAAGAGTTCGAAACTTTTGTGCTTAAAGCACTCGATAGCGGCTCAAATcatccatcttttttcttctttcctctaCTTTGTATATTGAGTTCTGTCATTGTTTTTCCTACGTGGGGGCTCCCTCTTGTATCCTTCTGTGTATTATAATTGCATTCTTTTacgctttttaataaaatattgaattacaTATTGAAAAAAGTGTTTGTCTCACGGCCtatattattctaaaaaattgtatatatcCTGGAAcctgtaaccattaaaatagcAAAATTTCCCCACGCAATGGCAAATCCAAATGCCCTATAACTTGAAGTTTTTCCACTTCGACATAGCACAGGAATCAACATGGATAAGAAAAATTGCATGAGACTATCAAATGGGTCATTACCCCCAAACCCATTTATGAAATCTTATTCAAAACTTCGTCTTCTTTAGTACATCCTGACCCTTCCAAATCGAGAATCTTTACAGCTCCCAGAGACATTTAACAAACCAGAAGGAAATGGTAAAAGACAAGAGATTTGGGTTTCTACAAGCagagttttaagaaagaaaaattactaaGAATACCAAGAAAGTACTGGAGAGCAGAATATGGTAGAAAATGAGGAAAACGAAATAGAATAAGACCTGTAAGCCATCTGGTCCGCCACCGTAGGCATTATACTGAACTGCCTTCATGAGTTTCCCTGCCATTTTGATAGGATCAAGAGACATGTCCGCAGCTCAAAGGATTAAAGACTAAAGAGTGGGTGCGAAGTCCAGGAAAACAAGTGTGGAAATGCAAGGGAGGTGTGGCTCTATGGCAACCATTAGCGAGAGAGCGTCTGAAATTGTGCCATTTTGCCCGCCACGTATATCCCATGATATCAATATCAACCTCTTGTTTCTTTCTTCCAATGTAGGACGACGTGATTTTCCACAACAGACGTTAGTGATTTTCCGGGAAAGATCTTCATGGTTGACCGAATTTTAGATAAGTATAGTTATTTAGATAAGCAAAGTTATTTACAGTCAGTTTTCAGTGTCGTATAgtctttagaaaaaaaaaaaaaagatttattattaaaaaaattaaatttttatcatGTAAATTtcgtaattatttatttttaaaaaaaaaaatataacatttatatattttataattataaatattatttttcattttaaaaatcgataaattttatccataaaaatatttctttaactgTTATGAAAtgtaatatgttaaattttaaaataaatttaatatattatatagaatcaagtcaatttataaatttatttttataatataattgctAAAGTTCTCGTctataaatacatgaattatATTATTGAGATTTCGCTTTTATTACTAgtaacttatttaatattattgacgttttgaaagatgttgatatttctgtaacatttataattgaaaaataatttatttggtTGTCTATCTTAATCTAACAGTTGTTAAATTTAAGATAGATAACGTTAGGATGCACAGTcgtttgaattgaaaaatactctcatttcatattatcttattattatatattatttttaatttttatataaaatataataaataatttaacttttttaaatattaaaataataataatattaaaaaaattatattctaataatattttatttaatttttatctaaaattattttatcttatttcattatcTAAATAATGTGCACTCCAAATATGCACATTAGTGcaaatagttttttttctttttcatttaagcattttttaaatatctttaatcattaagaaaaaatataaatttattaataatcactttcttaactattaagaaaaaataaacatatataaatgattAGATTTGATAGACACATTTGAGAGTCATACTGACATATttcttcaaaatattattagtataattttttttttttaattataagatACTTAAGAATGAGTGATTGCATATGTTTTGACTAtccaagtattttttttttttctattttttatgcgtttcggtttatttttgtttgcattTAAAGTTTTTACTATTATCAATTCAACTTTTAGGTTTGGATTGTGCACCATAATACATTTAAGATATTCTACATAAAGCATTACACCATATAACTCtacttaattaatatgtaatttatcatttttgtctttctatcttaatgcttaaatatgtatatatttaaataaaataataaaaagtaatgctatatataattatagaatgtGCAAATACCGTacacttctttaaaaaaaagtgagatttataattaaaaataataatattttttacgtgagtctcatatttatctactttttaaaaaaggtTGTACAACACTTATATACTCTAtgactatatctaacatttttctaTATTGAATGATAAACTTATTTTTCCTACCAAAtggaatatattaataaaatgagtcGTATGagaatcattattattttttcctaatATCTACTTAATCagaatacataataaaataaaaagaaatattttaattataaaatgatttatattatgttggattgtaaaattatttttattataaaataaatttaacatatcatataaatctaaattataaatttatttttatataatttatttatgtacgtaaCACTTCTCATATTATTGTGGTAAAACTTCCCACAATGTAACtcactataaatataaaaactattACTCATCATAAAGTAGTTTCAAAGTAATAATTTAAGTTATTaagatattatattattaaaaacccATTAAAACAACTTTAAAGGTAAAAGAGTGATCAAACTTTACTTTCacataattattagataattataaataaaaatttaaaaataagtttatagattaatattatttaatgtgtgATTTCATGTCtactctataaaaaaaattaagctttACAATTAAATATGTAAcataaaagaataatactatatataatcgtaAAATGTATAAGTACCGTGTAATGGTTTTGAAAAttagtagaatttattattaaaaaattaacttttttatgtaagtttcatatttatttttttaaaataattatataataattacgtaattataactataaatatcattttttttgacGTGATTGTATATGAGGTAGGCATgtataatagtaaataatttgaaaaattatgttgctattattatttttattcattatagataattacttaaaaaaaaaaaagtaattcaaagttttatgagcacaaattcaaaaaataaaactttatctGCACGCTGTTccgtatttgatttttatttttaaaataaaaataaactggTAATCAATTTCCCCTATAAATACTCACCTCGGCCGCCGAATTGTTTCTCCGTTTCCTACATTTGGGGGTGGTGTGGGGTCTTTCTACCGAGAGAACTCCATCAAgaaagcagagagagagagagagagagtcgtcTCGTTCATAATCAAACCCCCAAGAATTGAAGATCTGAATTAACTTTGTACTCTGATAGGATCACACGTACAGATAcacagagaaagaaagagagagagagagatacagaCACTTCGATTTGATTgtatctctcttttcttttattttattttctttttctgctgtTTTTCCTTTCTGTCTGTGGGAATAAGATCTTCTCGTCATTCTCCTCATGCAATGTCTGCGTCCTGTCCACCACTGTCATAAAAGAAACCCTCAGATTTCCTTTCttgtttctctcctttttttcccgggagtttttcttcttctccaacaTTAAAAgcacttaattttaattctaGAACGCCTGTTTTTAAATGATTGGTATTTCTTTTATGCGTTTGGGATATTGAAgctagggttttctttttcttttcttttcttcctcttctttatgTAAGTGGGTATTGTGCTTGACATTTTTGGTGGTTGGACTTTCTAGGGTTTGGTTACATCTTCAGTGGGAGAAAACCTAATTCTGTTCATTCTAATAAAATACCATTAGGGCTACCGGCGGAGGATTAGAGATTGTATATACAAGGACTTTGGGGATTATATTGTACAGCTTGGTTTCAATTGTTGCTGGAAGCGGGAAGTGTGGGTTCAGTGGCTTTTATTCTGAGTTCGAACATTGAATCTGCGAGATTGGATATTGGGGATTGCCTCTGAACACGAACCAATAGATGCCTTGAGTTATATATTCTTCATGGTTTTGAGGCACTGGGAATTCATCTCTATTTCAAGGTCGTGGTTATTGTTGCATTTGTTATATATAGGTTCTTTAGTTAGGAAATGCTCCTGATACTGGTTTTTGCTGATGGGCAGGTGATTGTATTTTATTGGCCTAGTGAGAAACACAGGTCGACTGATTGGGAATTACTAAATTTGTCGACAAAGCCGATCTAGTGGACGGATCTTGATCGAATATAATCTGGCTAGAGACAGTTGAGCTGATTCAGTATTTATTACAGTGGAGTTTTGGGCTTTTGAGTCTAGCGGCTACTTTTGTCTTGGGGGTTTGATTACTTCGTAGAGTCAGAGAAGTTCTATTGTTATAGAGGGCAGAAACTGGTCTGCAACGGTGATTTTGAAGGGTCATGAAAGAGCTTTTTTGAGCTGGAAATGAGTGCAGGGTCATGTTGCATGGGCAGGGGCCTAGTTTCTGCTTCGTTCCTTTGTTTGAAAAACAGTCCTGGAAGCTAGGAGAAGCAGTTTTGCTGGCAAAAGTATACCATATTTTTGTTTCAAGGATCGCGTGCAATGTCTCGCTGCTTTCCATTTCCACCTCCAGGATATGAAAAGAGGGCTAGAATTGATGATACAGACCTACTAACGAAGGTTTATATATCATCTTTTCTATTAACTGCCGTTGTTAGCTTGAGTTAGGTTCATTCCTCCTTGGCTCTTGCTTATATGGCTTTTATGCGTTCATGTCTGTATTGAATTGTATGATGGTATCAATAAGCTTTGACACAGGGAACTTTGAATCTTCTGTTAGTATGTTTAGCGGAGGAAGTTTTAGGGGGATTATggaaatacataaaaaatttctGAAGACCAACTTGGAATCTGACTGGTTTAGGAAGAACAATCCTGCTTGGTTAATCATAAACTAAAGGGTAACTTCAAGATCTTACAAATGTATCCATCTTCTTCGGAGATATGCTACCGTTGCGACATATTTAGGACCACATTTCACCAGACAATGTTTGGATGTCCTCATGTGTTCCATATATGCTGGCAATCAGTATACATACCATTTTTTCTAACTCTTGCTTACTAATGGCTTCTCTGATGTCTATTCCTCCTTCCCGGACTGCATTATATGTTGTAACTTCGAAGTGTTTGTAGTTCTCTTCTCGATCGGAAAACAGGAAAACAAGTGTGCTGGTGCAGGACCTGTATAGTTAatatgaataggcatagcccaagtacacaagatggtacaCAAAAGGTAAAGCTATTTAGGAAGAATGTATAGTTAGACACAAATCCAATGCTCATGTCTAGATAGGGTGGACCAAAACATATGTTTACATTGCGATGAGTTCCCTACAGCCATGTCTGACCCCACTTGTAATATGGTTGGGAAAAGGGTTGGGTTAAAGGCCAGGAGAAACTTATAAAATTGCTTGATGATTTTCTTAAGTTTTTGTCGTCTTTACAGGGCTTGTTTAAGGAAAGGTGGACCAGATAGGAGAACTATGAATATACCTAACTTCAGCCTTCTAAGAGTCTCATTTGGTATCTATCTCACAATTATTGAGATCAGCTCTACTGGTGTCCATTTTTTGAAGGGAGAAGAATTGTAAAAGATATAATGATAAAACTTTGTAATTGTTCATTCAAGGCTTTCTTGTCAGTGAAAATCTAAACAACTTAACAAGATTCAGACTGGAGATGGACTTAAAAAGTACAGAACAGACTCAAACTTTGATACCATAATTCTTAAAATTTGCCAGAATACATAGGAAGGTGGAATTTCAAGATGGAACCTCATAGTTCATGCATAGACCACTGGCTTAAGGAGAAAAAAAGACCACTGAAAGTAGTACTTAAGCATATGGCATCATCTTAGAACTGAAGTTGGATGTGAAAATCATTAATATGTTCaacaaattgtttttttattcttcaGTTAATGTTAGGTTATTGTGAACCTACTGGATTTGATTCGAAATTTGATGGCAACGACCAGCAACGTTATATttgctaaatattttttttttgtactgaGAGCATTATGTTGTGTGTCAATATTGCCTGAAGTCTTGACATATAGATATCCCCCCCTCCCAGCCCACCACACACATGTTTATATTGAGAACTGTTTGACATCCTAACTAGGATATCTGGTTTACATCGGTAATCGGGGGAATGCCTGCGATTAATATTAATGATGATCTGCATAGCACTGGTCTCCATTGTTCACCATAGTTCTTCGTAGAGTTAAAAGcttagaaaataatttcaagTATACTTATTATCTAGGTTGGGAGCTCAGTTGATAGCATTTCCCTACTTATCATATGTTGATCAATCGCATGATAGCACATGTTTGTGCCTGCAATGGGTTGTTCCTACAGAAAGCACCAGTTAAACCAACTTTGTCCAGCTTTTAgccatttcttcttccttttcttcaataaaatgaaattaagtagAGAAAGCAATGTGATTGGGAGCATCATGCATTTCTTTTATAGGACAAAAATGGGCGAAGACAAAGTAATGGCTGTTACTGACATTTCATGGAAAGACATCCACAGTGCAAGCTTTATTGACAAATTTCATGTCGTGCCAGAAATAGATACTTTTTCTTTGTTGATCTGCAATCAGactcttttttttaatgctttaatAATTCTTATGTTTTACTTGGATGGCTCTTTATCTATCCTTGTTggttttgtataaaatttccttTTTGCTCTAGCTTTGTTGGTAACTCtaacttgttttttatttattttttcacctAATTGGATTTTTATTTCAGGAGAAGCGCAAGGAGAAAAAGCATAAAAAGGATAAGAAGGGCAGCAGAAAGAGAGAAGGTAAAGAGAAGGAGAATGAGAATAATAAGGAAAAACATAGTgacaagaaaaaccaaaagcaaAAGCACAAAGACAAGTACAGGGATAGAGATAAAGTGAAAAACCTGACTTCAGATGAGAAGAGTTTTGCAGGGCAACCAGAGAGCTGTAAAGGAGAGAGGCCTGTTCACAATCTGCTGAATGGTGAGATTAAACATGTGCAGGAGTTGGCCAGGAGAATCAAGGATGAAGAAAGAGCAACCGAAAATCCAATGGTTCAGAAGATTACTGTTACAGGCCAAAGGAAATCTGAATTTCCGAGCAGGGTGGTGGAGGGCAATGTTGCCCATTGGGacgaaggaaaagggaaaactaaggaagagaaagaaaatggcaGGAAGGCCAATGGACAAAGAAACCATGTTGATACAAAAAGTTTGGAGAATGGAATTGATGAAAACTTGTCTGTTCTGCATCACCGGAAAGTTGAAGGAATTGCAAAGCTAATGGAGAAGGATGTTGAGAAGTTAAAGGATGGGAAAGAGAAGAACAAGCACAAGAAAAGTAAGGGTGATAAACCTAGGGATAAAGATcgagaaaagaaaagcaaatcaaAGGATAAGAACAgggcaaaagaaaagaaaagggaggaGAAAGTGAAGGAGATAAGTGAACAGAGTAAACAGCTGCCTAAATTGGAAGACAGTGACTCCCTCGATACATGCAATACTAAGCCATCAGACCTTCCAGGAATGATGGGGAAGAGTTCTTTTGGTGTGGGAAATCTCGGAAAACGTAAGGAGCTTGTCAAAAATGGGCTTACACTTGGTGAGTCCTGTCCCATATCATACAATTGTCACACTGCAGGAGTTCTATTTTGTCTGGTGATTAGAACTACAAATTTGTCCCCCCAATGATGATAACAGAGGCTTTATAGTACTTACATGGTCCTGTAAACACCCATTATTTGTGGGCTACCGGCGGTATATGTTTCTAATCCTTTAAAAGAGAatctttttatctaaaacttgGTCCCCAAGTTACTAGTGTTTGGTTTTTGAGCCACTGGTCGGATAGCATagtcacataattttttttctttttttccgtcGATCTTTTCTGGGAGATAAATTCTTTTGGTTCTAGATTTTAGCTTACTCTTTTAAGTTTTTCGCAGACAATGGTATTCGGCCTCAAAAGTTGCTGAGACCCATCTGCTCCTCTCATCCTGTCCTGGAAAATGGAAGGAAGTTGGAACCATGCCAAAATACTAGTCAGGTAACATGTGAGAGGCAGGGGGGTGCCAATAATCTTCTGCTGGACATCAAGGAGCACAAGAGTAATGGTTTGGTAGAGCTGCAAAGACCTAATGCATGTTCAGTGAGGTCTTCATCCACCCTAAAAGTCTATGAGAATGGTGAAGCATCTACAAAACCACCTTTGGTCGGGACACAAAGACCAAATGCATGTTCAATAAGTTCATCTCCTCCTGTACAAGTTCATAATAATGGTGGAGCACCTACAAAATCACCACATCCGGACTCCAAGTACCTGATTCAGATACTTTCTATACCGAAAATGGAAGAGTGGTCTGATATTGGTGACCAGGAATGGCTGTTTGGCGGCAATTGTCTACAATCAGAGAAACCAAAGGCAGGCTCTCTTCAAGGCTCTCTTCAGGTCGAAGAGGCACACCATGTGTGGGCAGAAGCTTTGCAGATGGGGTCTGCTGATGTTTATGCTCTGCCATATGTCATTCCATATTAATCGATGTTAGTTGAATATGACTTGGACTTTGATCGCCCCTTAGTGAGGCTCCTACTCCAATGGGCTCTCTGCGGACGTGTTATAGCATATGGCTTCTGGTGTTCATTGGTATATATAAGCATGTTGTTGTGATATTTATTGCATCAAGTAATGGTCTCCTGATTTTTTTCAACACTAATAATTTTTGTTGTATGTTTTCAGGGCCTTTTATGGACTTGTGCTTGCTTATGAGAACTGCCTTCAGATTTCTTTTGGAAGAGACGTCACCCAGCACATTCTTTTGGAAGAGACGTCACCCAAGTGTGCTGGGTACAGGAATATGTCAATATGAAATGCTTCTATGAAAGTTTTGTTACCTTAGAGTTTGGAAATTTAATACAAATGCGAATTGCAAGGTTACCAtggctctctatctctctccctCGTATCTATCTCGGGATTTCTTTGTTATTGTAGCACTTCTCTTTAAGATATAGGTAGAAAGAAAATAGGCAATTTTGGTAATCTGAGAATTTTCTTGCAGTTATACAAACAATATTGGCAATTTAGTAAATTATCAATACACAGTAGCGGAGACAAATTACACCGAGGCaatgaaagggaaaaaattaataaaatccaTGTTACGGTGTTGCTTAATCAAACACTAGGGATTGGGCCACGAAACAGATCCATCTGAAGATGCAGCTCTAATACAGTGTAGCATGAAATTGGTTCTGTATTCTGTTTCTCTGGCGGTATGCTATACAGACTGTAACACCGCACACTTTGGAGGAGAAATATATGGAATCACTGCCATTTCATCCATGCTTCAAAATGAACTTTACATGCAATCTGAGGCAATAGTTTTTCACATCTGTGATGCGTTTGATGTCTCAATAAGTAAGCTtggaaatagattttttcttgtcCAATGAGTGAATAGATCCAGGGTTTATCCTGAAAAAGAGTTCTACAAAATATTGATAATGGGAATAAGGACTTGAATTGCCCTTGATAATTATCTTCTGAAGGGTCTATGCTACTAACTTTAATgtgaaaaaatacaataaaattagAGTGTCAATTTTCTCAACCAACACAACTTAAGAAAGACGGTTTGTCTTCAAGTCTTTTAGAAGATCCATCACAACTTAACAGTGTCATGCTCGCACCACTGCAATTGCAAAAGCCACCCAGAAAGGCAAATTAATGACACGACCTAGAGACAAAAAAGAGGCATTTGAGAAGTTAGAATCATCATTCTTCAGTAGTCGAACTGTTAGGAATACTCTGCAAAAACATAGCCCTCGCAGCAGGATCAGTCGAAAATTGACCCAATACGGCGATTGTAGCTGTATTACTTCCAAATTTCTCAATTCCCCTAGAGATCATACAGGTATGGTTAGCCTCGACAACTACCATTACATCTCCACCAAACAGTGATGAAACAGTCTCAGCAATCTGCCTGGTGAGTCT is a window from the Carya illinoinensis cultivar Pawnee chromosome 14, C.illinoinensisPawnee_v1, whole genome shotgun sequence genome containing:
- the LOC122294607 gene encoding protein Son-like isoform X1, whose protein sequence is MSRCFPFPPPGYEKRARIDDTDLLTKEKRKEKKHKKDKKGSRKREGKEKENENNKEKHSDKKNQKQKHKDKYRDRDKVKNLTSDEKSFAGQPESCKGERPVHNLLNGEIKHVQELARRIKDEERATENPMVQKITVTGQRKSEFPSRVVEGNVAHWDEGKGKTKEEKENGRKANGQRNHVDTKSLENGIDENLSVLHHRKVEGIAKLMEKDVEKLKDGKEKNKHKKSKGDKPRDKDREKKSKSKDKNRAKEKKREEKVKEISEQSKQLPKLEDSDSLDTCNTKPSDLPGMMGKSSFGVGNLGKRKELVKNGLTLDNGIRPQKLLRPICSSHPVLENGRKLEPCQNTSQVTCERQGGANNLLLDIKEHKSNGLVELQRPNACSVRSSSTLKVYENGEASTKPPLVGTQRPNACSISSSPPVQVHNNGGAPTKSPHPDSKYLIQILSIPKMEEWSDIGDQEWLFGGNCLQSEKPKAGSLQGSLQVEEAHHVWAEALQMGSADVYALPYVIPY
- the LOC122294332 gene encoding chloroplast envelope quinone oxidoreductase homolog isoform X1 gives rise to the protein MSLDPIKMAGKLMKAVQYNAYGGGPDGLQHVEVPVPTPNKDEVLLRVEAASLNPFDWKVQKGMLRPFLPSKFPHIPASDVAGEVIEVGPGVKNFKVGEKIVAMTNPRNGGGLAEFAVTKESLTVARPPGVSAVNVVGLPVAGLTAHQALTQSAGIKLDGSDKKANILITAASGGVGHYAVQLAKLGNAHVTATCGARNIDLVKRLGADEVLDYKTPDGAALKSPSGRKYDAVIHCATGIPWSTFEPNLSPSGKVIDITPAPSSLITFALKKLTFSKKQLVPLILFPKGENLLYLVNLVKEGKLKTVIDSKYPLGKAERAWAKSIDGHATGKVIVEP
- the LOC122294607 gene encoding protein Son-like isoform X2, with the translated sequence MNRHSPSTQDGTQKEKRKEKKHKKDKKGSRKREGKEKENENNKEKHSDKKNQKQKHKDKYRDRDKVKNLTSDEKSFAGQPESCKGERPVHNLLNGEIKHVQELARRIKDEERATENPMVQKITVTGQRKSEFPSRVVEGNVAHWDEGKGKTKEEKENGRKANGQRNHVDTKSLENGIDENLSVLHHRKVEGIAKLMEKDVEKLKDGKEKNKHKKSKGDKPRDKDREKKSKSKDKNRAKEKKREEKVKEISEQSKQLPKLEDSDSLDTCNTKPSDLPGMMGKSSFGVGNLGKRKELVKNGLTLDNGIRPQKLLRPICSSHPVLENGRKLEPCQNTSQVTCERQGGANNLLLDIKEHKSNGLVELQRPNACSVRSSSTLKVYENGEASTKPPLVGTQRPNACSISSSPPVQVHNNGGAPTKSPHPDSKYLIQILSIPKMEEWSDIGDQEWLFGGNCLQSEKPKAGSLQGSLQVEEAHHVWAEALQMGSADVYALPYVIPY
- the LOC122294332 gene encoding chloroplast envelope quinone oxidoreductase homolog isoform X2; protein product: MLHVEVPVPTPNKDEVLLRVEAASLNPFDWKVQKGMLRPFLPSKFPHIPASDVAGEVIEVGPGVKNFKVGEKIVAMTNPRNGGGLAEFAVTKESLTVARPPGVSAVNVVGLPVAGLTAHQALTQSAGIKLDGSDKKANILITAASGGVGHYAVQLAKLGNAHVTATCGARNIDLVKRLGADEVLDYKTPDGAALKSPSGRKYDAVIHCATGIPWSTFEPNLSPSGKVIDITPAPSSLITFALKKLTFSKKQLVPLILFPKGENLLYLVNLVKEGKLKTVIDSKYPLGKAERAWAKSIDGHATGKVIVEP